The Gemmatimonas sp. genome includes the window ATCCTCTGCTGACCCGCGGACGATGAGTGCGGCGAAGAAGGCGGCCTCGCGGATCAAAGAACCGGCACCGTCTTATGTCGGACTGCCGGCATGCTGGCGTGCTGCCGATTCTCCGATGCGTGAGACGCCGCTCCTGCTCGATACTCATGCATGGCTGTGGACGCTGGACGGTACGGTCGGTGCCCTCACCACACCGGCGATCCGGATCATCGAGCGGGCGGCGGCCGATGGAAGACTGTACGTGAGCGATATCTCGTTCTGGGAGGTCGTCATGCTCGTGTCAAAGGGGCGCCTCGAGCTCGCCTCAGATCCCTCGATCTGGCTTCGGCGTGCCGTACTCGCGCCCGGCATTCAGCTGTTGCCGCTCACTCGCGACGTCCTCATCGAGAGCGCACGCTTGGCTGGGACGTTCCATGGCGATCCTGCCGACCGCATGCTCATCGCCCAGGCGCAGCTGATTGGCGCGTCATTATTGACATGCGACAAAGGCATCGTTGCCTACGCCGTGAGGACACCGGGAGTACCGGTGTGCGACGCCCGCTGACCGACTGGTCGAGACTCGAGCCCGCAGTACCGCTCCTTACCCCGGTCATCCTGCTCGTCGCAATGCATTGGTCGGCGCAGTTCCTGGCGCGGCAATCCAATCGTCTCTTTGGCCGTCGCCTTCATCTCTACCTGTTCGGCCTCCTCGGCACCATCGTGCACGAAGGCAGTCACGTCATCGCCTGTGTACTGTTCCGTCATCGCGTGTATCACGTGAAGTGGTTCGACGCGCAGGCCACCGACGGCGCACTTGGCTCGGTCGAGCATTCGTATGACCCCACCAGCGGGTATCAACGCGTGGGCACCGTCGTGATCGGCATCGCGCCGCTGGTAGTCGGAGCCGTCGTGATTCTGGTTGCGGCGCAACAACTGCTCGGGCTCACGCCGGAAGCCGCGTGGAACGTATCGACGTGGAGCGTATCGACGTGGCAGTTCGACGACGCGCCGCTGTGGCGATGGACGCTGTTCGCCTATGTGAGCATCTCCGTAGGCGGCTCGATGCACTTGAGCGCGTCTGACGTGCGCGGCACGTGGCGCGGTGTCGTCACGCTAGCCATCTGGAGCGCCGCCGCGGTGCTGGCGACGGCGCTGCTCTGGTGGGTGCTGCAGCGAGCGGTACCCGCCGTGTGGGACAGCGACGTCGTGCCGCAATGGCGCGACGCGCTGCACCACCTCACGCGCATCAGCGAGTCACTTGCGATCGCCATGCTGCTGGCCATCGCGATCAACACACTATGTGCGGTCTTGCTTATGCTCCCGCGTCTTCTTTCAGCGCGCGCTCGATAGCGGGAATCATGTCGCTCGGCAGCGTGGTGGGATCGAAGCGCTCGAGCACCCGTCCGTCGCGACCGA containing:
- a CDS encoding type II toxin-antitoxin system VapC family toxin, which gives rise to MRETPLLLDTHAWLWTLDGTVGALTTPAIRIIERAAADGRLYVSDISFWEVVMLVSKGRLELASDPSIWLRRAVLAPGIQLLPLTRDVLIESARLAGTFHGDPADRMLIAQAQLIGASLLTCDKGIVAYAVRTPGVPVCDAR